The genomic region TACCGCTTCCGTAATCCGGTGTAAAGCCGTATCCGTGCCGATCGTCATGTCGCTGCCGTACATGTCGTTGTCGATCGAAGCGGTCAGCCCGACGATCGCGAGCTGGGGATAGGCGGCAGCTTCTTCCGGGCGAATTTCGCCATTTTCGACTAATTCCTTCAGTAATTCCGGCCATTCGCGCCGGAAGAGGTCGGCCCCGGTGAGGGTGCCGTCACCACCGATCGCCACGAGGCGATCGATCCCTTCGCGGATTAAGTTGCGGGCAGCCCGGCGGCGACCTTCCCGAGTTTTAAAGGCCAAACTGCGCGCGGTTCCGATAATCGTTCCTCCTTTTTGGAGGATACCACTGACTTCGTGCCAGGAGATCGGACGGATGCAGGCTTGTTGCGGCAGGCTGACATTGCCCATAAACGGTTCGTTGTCGCGACTCGAAGGCGCCGGGAGGGGGCATTCTCCCCCTTCCACCATGCCTTGGTAGCCTTCGTAAATGGCGTAGACTTCCGCCCCTTTGGCGAGGGCCGCGCGGACTACCGCCCGGACGGCGGCGTTCATTCCCGGCGAGTCGCCGCCACTGGTGAGAACTCCGAGACGTTTTTTCTCCTGCACGATCTATCTCCCAACTTTGCTGACAATGACGACGGTGACGACCCCTCAGCTTGCACCTCAGACCGAAACCAGAAAAATTTTATCGTCCTCACCCCCTCCCGATCCCGATCGCCGGGTGGATCGCCGAGGCGAATTTGTGCGGTTCCGATGGCCGCGATCGCCCGCGTCAAGCGCCGTCAAGGCCGATCGAACCCTCGGCGGAACCCGCCGGGGATGTCAGGATTTTTAGGTTTTTTTTCGGGATCGATCGCCGCGCGAGCCTAGAGACTGGACTGACTCGCTTCTTCCACCGTCGCCACTTCCACTGTCGGCGCTGGCGGTTGGGGAGTATTCCAAGCGCTCGGGTCGCCGACGTAAATCCCCAGCGATCGCGCGCTTTGTACCATAAAGCCGTTGGAGTCCACCGGGGACGGACAGCGCTGCTGTTGGTGCGCTTGGGAAATCAGGGCGATCGCCTGTTCTAACGGCTTGCTCTCGACTTTGCCCCCTTCCCACACCACGAGGCGGTTGTATTGTTCGCGATCGATCAGTTGCACCGCTTTGATGCCGAAACTGGTCGCCAACAGGCGATCGAACGAAGACGGCGTCCCACTGCGCTGCAAGTGACCCAACACCGTCACCCGGGTATCGACTTCCTGCATCCCGCAAAACTCGATCGCGTCGCGATCGCACAAGTGTTTGCTGTACGCCTTAATTTGCTTCGCCACGTAATCCCCGATCGCCCGCGACTGGCGCCGATCCTGGTGCTTGACCCCTTCCGCCACCACCACTAAGGCGAATTTGCGCTTTTCCTGGTGCAAGCGCGCAATTTTATGGCAAATATTATGCACGACCTCCTCATTGACGATCGGGGTCAGTTCGGGAATCAAAATCACGTCCGCCCCCCCGGCAATCCCGGCATGAAGGGCCAAATGTCCCGCATCTCGTCCCATCACTTCCACCACCATCACCCGTTCGTGAGAAGCGGCGGTAAAGGTCAAATCGTAAAGCGCCTCGGTCACCGTATCCACTGCCGTATCGAAGCCCACGGAGCGTTCGGTAAACGGCACGTCGTTGTCAATGGTTTTCGGCACCCCGATCAGCTTCCACTGTCCTTTTTGGGCGAGTTGGTACAGAATTTCCAAACTTCCGTCGCCGCCGACCCCGATCAGGGCGTCGAGTTCCAAACGGTTATATCCTTGTATAATTTTCTCGGCGATCTCGGGATCTCCCGTGTTGCCTTTACTCAACGATCCGAGGACGCTACCGCTTAGAAATTGCAAGACATCTAGCCCCTGCAGCAGTCCGGGGATGTCGTAGCCGTGTTCGTACAGTTTCAGGTCTTCCGGCTGGCGATCGCCGTTGGCAATGTCGATAAAACCGTCCGTTCCGTAAGGAATCCCGTAGACTTCCCAGCCTTTATGCGAAGCGCATTTGACCACGGCACGGATCACCGCGTTCAATCCCGGACAATCGCCTCCACTGGTGAGAATCCCGATCCGTTTTTTCGACGAATTATTCATAAACTATGCTTAAAATGACAAGACGCTGTTTTTCTAATTTAACAAGGAATCAATCCCTTGCCAGCCCGCTATGTCGTTAAAATTACATTCTTTTCAAAAACTTAAGATCTTGTTGTTAAAGCCAAAAACTGCTCATTTTAACCCTGTTTTTTCGATCGCCCCCTCGGCAAAAAAACCAATCTATCTTCTTAATAAAAACTAAAACTACAAATTTCTTGATTCTCGATTGTAGGGATTGGATCGCCCCTACAATTCTACCTTCAAAAAGCCGTTAAAAAGTCGTTTCGATCCCTCTTTCCCGTGCGATCGCCCCCGGAGGAGGGTAGATTTTTCGGCCAAAGCCAGAGACAATCGAGATGAACACCCACGATTGTCAGATTGTATGCAGACCAACGATCTAAAACTCGGTTTGACCCGCGCGCAACATTTGTGGATTGCTGGGGCCATTTGGACCCTCGTCGGAACGGGGTTGCTGACAATGGGATTAGTTTTCTGGTTTCACTTCCCTTATTTAGGATTCCTCGACCGCACCCATTTACTCGGAGGATTCGCCGCCGTCACCGTCGGTTCGATCAAAGGAAAACTGATTCTCGATCGCACCGCCAACCGCGTCATCGATCGCGTCGAAACCCTCGACGAACCCAACCCCTTTAAAAGCATCTTTCAGATGTTCGGCGCCAAAACGATCGCCCTGATTTTCGCCATGATGGGAATCGGGATCGTCTTGCGCCTCGCCGGGGTCAGCTTTGAAGTGCGCGGTCTGATTTACATCGCCGTTGGAACGGCCCTGGTCTGGAGTTGCCGCCGTTATTGGATTTCGTCCTTCCAGCCCCCCGTCGCCGCCGATGAGTAACCCCCCCTCGATCGCCTCGACCGCCGCCCGGATAGACGGGCGGGATTTAAACCGACTCGGCGCGATCGCTCGTGAGATCGCTTGGGGCGCTGCCGATATACTCGTCCCCCACCACGGCAACGCCACCGGAGGCTTGCGGGTTCGTCACCAAGCGGACGGCCCGGTGACCAGCGCCGATTTGGCCGCCAGTCACTACATTTTGCAACAATTGCGCGTCGCCGTCGGTAGTCAAGACTACGCCTTCGTCAGCGAAGAAACCTACAAACTCGATCCCGACTCGCGCGATCGCTGTCGCCACGATTGGGTCTGGATTATCGACCCGATCGACGGGACGCGATCGTTCATTCACGGCGATCCCAACTACGCCATTCATATCGCCCTCGCTTACCGAGGGCGTCCGGCGGTCGCCGTGGTCGCCATTCCCGCCGCCGACAAGCTCTATTACGCCCACCTCGGCGGTGGGGCGTTCCTCGAAACCCGCGACGGACAGCAAACTCGGGTCCGCGTTTCCCCGCGCGATCGCCTCCAAGAGTTGTGCGTCGTCACCCGTCGCTCCGATCGCGACAGTCGCTTGTATCAATTGTTGGCTCACCTTCCCTGTCGTCACCGCCCGCAACTCGGGAGTATCGGTTGTAAGATGGCCGCTTTGATCGAAGGCAACGGCGACGCTTATATTTCTCTGTCCGGTCGAACCGCTCCCAAGGACTGGGATTTGGCCGCGCCGGAATTGATTTTGACCGAAGCGGGGGGACGATGTACCTATCTCGACGGTACGCCGTTGCAGTACAATCGCGCCGATATCAGTCAGTGGGGTTGCGCGATCGCCTCCACCGGAGGCTGTCACGACGCCCTGCGATCGGCGATCGCGCGGGGGTTGAGTGAGATCGATCGCCGCCGCAGCCAGATCGGGTCTAGATAGAATCCGCGATCGCCTCGGAGTTAGGGAACCTTTTTCTCGGCGACGACCGCATAAAACGGATCGCCACCTCCCATTCCCAATAATTGCAAAATCGTGGGAACCTCCGACTGACGGGCGATCGCCTCTACTTCCCCAAAGCCTTCGACCGAGTTAAAATAACCTTTGACTAATTTCAAGCGATCGCCCTCACTTCCGTCCCGCCAAGCTTGAATCGCCTTTTGATAAAACATCCGATTCGAGAAACTGACGATCGCCACCCCTCCCGGCTTGAGAACGCGCAGCATTTCCCCAAAAATAATTTCCGGCTGTTGCAAATACTGCACGGATACCGCGTTGAGAACCGCATCAAAACGGTTATCTTCTAACGGTAAAATCGGGTTTTTATTCAAATCCTGCACGAAATATTCGTCAAAACACCGGTTTTTTGCCAACTCTTCCTCATTGAGTCCGTGTCCCACCACCCGGGAAAATTCCAGATCGTCGGGAAGGTGAGACACCCAAGAACTCATTAAATCGAGAATTTCCGCCTTCGGTCGCAGGCGATCGCGGTATAACTGGGTGAGGCGATCGATAAATCCATTATCGACATGGGTGACGAATCGGGGATAAGCATAAAAGAGGCGATCGTCACTTTCATCCAACTTAGTTCGCTGATTCGGTTTGAGTTGCATCGTTTACCCCTCCGTTCGATTTTATCTCAATATTTTAAGCGAAGGATTGACAAAAATCGAAAAGATAGGACACGGCAATGCCGTGTCTCTACGGAAATATAGGGTTAGATAATGACTGAATTTTAGACCCCATTGGATCGATTTGCACCGACGGGCGATCGCCCTTATATTAATTCGCAGAACTAGCGATTTCATCGGTTTTTGCCGCCATAATAAAATCGTTGCGGTGCAATGCCGAAATCGTATGCGTCCACCAGGTTACCGTCACTTTTCCCCATTCAGTCAATAAGGCGGGATGGTGTCCTTCCGCTTCTGCTAAATGACCGATTTGATTGGTAAATGCGAGGGCTTCTTTGAAGTTTTTAAAAGCATAGGTTCGCTGCAGTCGTGGTTCTCCCTCGACTTCAATTAAATTCCACTCCGGAATTTGCGGTTTTAATTCGGCAATTTCTTCGGCATTTGCAGGTTGAGACTGCTTATTACACGCCGAGCATTTTTCTTGAGTTAAGGTAGCCATTGCAATTTTTAATCTCTTCAACTGCATTCTCAAACTATCATTTTTTGCGGCGATCTACCTCTTCCAAAAGTTAGAAAATTATCTTTTTTAATTTTAAAGCGATTGGCTTCCCGATCTCGCGATCGGCAGACAATACACCTATCTCGATCTTGGAGTGAACCCCACGAACAATAGAGAGAAGACTCAGTTAGTTTAGGGATTACAATAATGACATTCCCCAGGATTAGCGGTTTTTCGTCCTTGAGGAAACAAAACTTCCTGTTTGAATCCACATTTTTTACAGCCATGAATTTCAGCTAACATCAACGAAGTGGGTAAATGACACCACTCGCAAGGTAACCCCGCTTTGCGTTCGATAACATCAAATCCGGGCCAATCGCATTCGGGACAACTGCACTCTAATTTTCGGATTAAATCTAAGGTTGCTTGTTCGATAACTTGGAGACGTAAAGGATTGAAATGAGCGCGCATGTCGGTTTCTAAATGAACTTTTTTATCCGCCGATCGCGCGATCCCAGTTTCGATAATGTCTGCTAACTGTTCTGAATTGTTAATTCCTTTAAAAATCTCCTCATTCTCACGATCGCCCACGATCGCCACTAATCCATGTTCGGGAAATCCAATGTTTTCGGCAAATGCTAAGGCTTCCTCAACGGAAGAAACCCGCCGATGACTGTAGTTTGTTTTTGTAGAGATCGCTTCGCCAATCACTTCTAAGTCCATCGTGCGATCGTGCAGTAAAACCACTTCGCGATTGGAGGGTAAAAACGGGATGGCAGGATGGGGGCCAAAACTGCCTTCACTGGCGATCGCCAACGTTTCTCCCGTCAGTTCGATCGCCGCGATCGCCTTCAAGCGTGCCGTTTCGATTTGGGTTCCCTTACGCTTAATTTCCCGGGTAAACGTTCCAAAGCGATCGGTATTAAAGTTTTGCGGGACAATGCTGCGAATTGCCAATTTTTCCGCCAAAATTGGCGCGATCGCCCGTTCTTTGCGGTGCATGGTCGCGATCGCCGCTACCCGTTCTTTTAAAAAATCTGCGGTCATCATTAATCGATCTTTGACCTCCTTAATTGACAGGAATTTTAAAATTAAATTAGGGATTGTTTGAAAAAGTGTAAATTAGAATTTTTTATAAAAAGATTAATAAAAAGTTATGGCTCGACTTCCACGACTTCGCTATAATCGGCGATCGACCCATCAACACCTATCCACCCCAAACCGTGACTGAAAATTTTAATCTAAATCGTGAAATTCCCCCCGATTGGCACAGCAAACTTGAAGAAATTGCTCGTCTGAGACAGACATCGATCGATTGCATTGTAGCAGAGGCGATCGCGCAATATCTCGGTGAAGATACCCCACCCCACGATCGCCGTCTGGAGGTGCTAGAAAATCGTGTTTCTCAGTTAAGCCAAAATCTCGATCGCCTCCAGAAAATTTTATCTCAATTGCAACTGCAAAACTTATCCGACGATCGCGATCGGCCATTACCCCCCTCTCCCACGACTCCCACTGTTTCACCTCCTCCCAATTTCTCGCCGATGGATGAAGTCATTTACGACGAACCCGATGAAATTCTTTACGATTTTCTCGAACCGGAAGCAACGGAATAAGAATTATCGCGAATTTCCTACAGAAATCCATTCCATCTCAATTCGATCGTCGATTGCCATCCATCGACGATCTATCGTTCGATTCGTTTGAGTAAATGGTAAAAGGGATCCCAGTTGTCCTGTAAGGCGATCGGTTCCCAAACCGCCTCAATTTCCGGACGGACGATCACTGTTTCTGGGTTGTAACAGGCCAAGCGTTCGGTCATCATCTCTAGTTCGTCTACAGAAATAAATTGCAGTAAATGGTAGTAACACTGCCGCCAATGAGTGACAACTTCTTCATCGGAGAAGTTCGGTAAAATTTGGTTTACATCGTCCCACCAGTGGCGATCGAACTGTTTGCGAATTTGCCAGAAAAACTCGTGATAGCCGACTTCTGTTTGCTGCAATAAGGCGATCGTTGTTTTTACTAACTCCGTCCCGGTTTCTTCTGGAAACCCTTCGGCGAATCCCAACTTTGCCAGCATCAAACGGCGATATTCTCGATTGTAATAATCGTAAAATGGTTCTAAAGCGGCGTCCATTTCTTGGGAGTCGGCGATCGCGCGCAAAGGCACTTGTAACATTTGTAAATTCCAGCGACAAATCGGCGCTTGGTTGCCGTAACTGTAACGTCCGAAATAGTCGAAATAAGCGGCAGTAAATTGAGGATCGTAACGAGGAATAAACGCATAAGGGCCGTAATCGAAACTTTCCCCAGTAATGGCCATATTATCGGTGTTGAGAACGGCATGACAAAAGCCTGCCGCCATCCACTGCGCCGCCAACTTTGCTACCCGCTTGACTAACTCGGCATAAAACAATATATATTTTTCGGTCGAACTCGGGCGATCGCCGGGTGCATAAGGAACGACCGGATCGGCGTTGGCGCGATCGACTTCGGGATAGTATTGCGCGATCGTGCGATCGACCAATTTGGCGATCAAATCTTTACGACCCAGATAGTGTAAGCGCTCGAAGGTTCCGAAACGAATGTGAGACTCACTCAGGCGCACCATCACGCAGGATCGCGTCGGCGAGGGTTCGTCCCCGCGCCACAATTGTTCCCCCGTTTCAATGACCGTCAAACAGCGCGATGTCCTCACCCCCATGCGATGCAGCATCTCCCCGGCTAGAACTTCCCGAACGCCACCTTTGAGGGTCAGGCGACCGTCTGCGGTGCGCGAATAGGGCGTCCTGCCGCTTCCTTTGGTACCGAGATCGTATAATTTACCATCCGTACCTCTGAGTTGGCCGTAAATAAAGCCGCGACCGTCGCCGAGTTGTGGGTTATACTCGCCAAATTGATAGCCGTGATAACGCAAAGCGAGAAACGGACGCACTCCCCGAAACTGTCCGAAGGCTTCGATCAAGTCGTCATCGCGGACGGTAGCCGGATTGAGGCCAATTTTAGCCAGCAAGTCATCATTGCGAAAACGCAACCGATGCAGGGGAAAATCGGCGGCAGTTACGATATCGTAATAGTCGTCCCCTAGGTTTTCTAGGAAGGGTTCGTAAGCGAGATCGAGCAGGGGATTGTCGGTCGCGGGGTTGGGGGTTTCCTCTAGAGTCATCAGTCCGATTTTGCCAGTGGTCTGTTTTGATTTTGCCAGGAAGTGCGATCGATCGCACGGTTGGGAATTTTAGATTTTAGATCTTGGATTTTAGATCTTGCTTTTCGTCTTCCTCGGCGTTGGTGAGGGAATCCGTTTTTACACGGGATACAGTTTATTTTAGGTCAATTTGGCGACGATCGATATAAGTTTGGCCAACAGACGTGATTGGGAAAGAGTTATATAGTAATTTTAAATAATTTGTAACCCAAGCAGGGAGCAATATGCTCCCACTTCCAAGGGTTGGGGGGTCACCTTGACTTGACTGATTTAGGACGGCTATATAGCAGTTTCTTAACTCCTTCAAATTCAGAAATTACCGAACTAAAAATTGGATTGGAAGGCCAATTCTCCCGTCGTCAATTCTCTGTGCTGACTCGCGAACGGCAATCCCGATTTTCCGACGATCGCGATCGCCGTTATATAATATAGGCAGATTACTCGATAAGCTGTCGTTGTTGGCAATGGCGAACCTCTAACGATTGTGGCAACCTGTCTCTGTACTGGTGCCGATTTGTTTGGGGATTTTTACTTACTTTTTAGCATTGCCCTGTTTTAGATCGTCATCTCCGTTGACGGACGGCAATGGAAGCCAAAAACTTCTCTATAGATCTCCGATTTTATACCGTATTTTGGCTTTTTGATAAAATTTATTCCCCCCTAATTGTCGAGTAATCTTTTTTGATGTCATCGGCAAACTAGTGGAGTTTTGCTATGTTAGATGCTTTTCCTGAAGGAGTCATCGTCGATCCGGGATTCCAGTTTTTTTTATTAGCAATTTCCGGGGCGATTGCCTTTCTAGCAGGATATTTCATTCCGAAAATGATTCAACCCGCGATCGCGATCGCCGTTTCCGAAAAAGCCGGAGATACTTATTCTAAAATTGTCGATCCTTATCGGAGTTTAATTGGGATTGTCATTGCTTTAGGAATTACTGATATTTCTTGGTTGATTATTCCTTCTCCCAACGATCTATGGTTTGAGATTGTTGAAATTCCCCTGAGTTTAACATTGGCGATCGCCGCAACTTGGTTAGCCTCTCGGTTATTTTCCAATTTCTTCGATGTCTACTTACTCGATGCGGCGTTGAGAAAAGGGAGAAAAACGAATAGCGAATTACTGATTCTCGGCAAATATATCGCTAATGCGGCCTTTATTTTTGTCGCAATTGTTATTTTCGCTCAAGCTCATCAAATCAATATTTTAGGGATTTTGGCAAGCTTGGGAATTGGCGGTTTAGCGGTAGCTTTTGCGGCGCAAAAAACCTTAGAGCAACTCCTCGGTGGAATCGTGCTTTATGTCGATCGCCCTTTCTCGGTCGATGACTATATCGGCTTACCCGACGGCACTTTTGGACGGATCGAATCGATCGGATTGCGATCGACAAAAATCCGCTCTTCCGGGAAAGGAACCTTAATCATCGTCCCCAATAGTTCCCTGACTCAAGTTACGATTGAAAACTTCACTGGGGCGAAAAAAGTGATGGCTATTTTATATCTAAATTTGCATCAAGTTATCCCCAGTGAAGAACGCGCCTTAATCCGTCAAACCATTGTCAATAGTACCGACGATATTTTTGGGATCGACTCGCGCAATACCGATGTAGCATTCCGCGATCGCAAAAATGGCGGTGAGAATATCACCCAAGTTCAAATTACCTTTTTCATCTTAGGTTCTGGCGATGTCTCGATGGATTTACGGCGTCAACTGCTCGATTTAGCCACTCAAAGTATTACTCAACAGTTGAGAGGTTACGGCATTGAATTTGATATTGAAGAGTCTACCATTTATGTTGATTCCCCAATTACTATCTAACATGAGTTTTTCCGATGTATTGAGTTTCTTTGTCAAGCCAGAAATCCGGCGATTAATCGGATTTTTCATATTTTTCTGCTTGTCTTTGCTGGTTGGCGAATATACCCCGAGCATCGTTAGAATCATTATTCACCGCTTTTCTCCCCAGCAAGTTACGATTATTTACGATAACTTGATCGATCCGATTAAAGGAGCCTTCAAAACCGCCGGGAAGTTTATTTTGATTTCTCTAACCTTTATCTGGTTGGAGCAAGATTATCAAGCAATTAACAATTTTCTAACTCCGTTTATTAATCTCGGAGTTGTCAGTAGTGTGGCTTGGTTGCTCTCGCGGTTGTTTCGTCAGTTTGTTCGGTTTTACGGAATTGACTTGATTCGCAAACTCGGGCGAGAAGTCGATGAGTTTCTGCTTGTTTTCGAGACATTAGCCAATATCGTGATTGGTTTTTTTGCCGCCTTGGTTTATGCCAATAGTTTGCGCATCAATTTAATTGGTTTAATGGCCAGTTTGGGGATTGGGGGTTTGGCGGTGGCTTTCGCCGCCCAAAAGATTTTAGAACAGTTACTCAGTACGATCGTTTTGTATTTAGACCGTCCTTTTATTCCCGGGGATTACATTCGCTTGCAAAACGGTCAGTTAGGACGGGTCGAGTCGATTGGCTTGCGTTCTACTAAAATCAGAACTTCGGCAAAAAGCACCTTATTTATCGTCCCGAATTCGACGTTGATTAGTATGGAAATTGAAAATATTACCCGGGCGAAAAAGGTGATGGTGTTACTCTATCTTGAGTTTTTTCGGGTATTAGACCAACGGGAACATGCTCTCGTTCAACAGACGGTGAAGGAAAGCACGAATTCTTTGTTTGGTATCGATCCGGGGAGTACGAAAATTACGTTTAACGATCGCTTCATCAAACGCAATGAGGAAGGGTTTGAGAAAGAAATTACCCAAGCTCGCATTACTTTCTTCATTCTCGGATCCAGTGAAAACTCTATTGAGTTGAGAAAGCGATTGCTCGAAATTGCCAACGATTCGATTTCGCACAAATTGCGATCGTTCGGCGTCGAATTTACGATGCAAGACCCGACGATTTACGTGGAGTCTCCGGTCACTTTGTGAGGCAGACCGGACAAGTTTACACTCGATCGCGTTTGGTAATGAAGTGTTACGGTTTTACCCCCTTCCAGATCGGGTTTACGGGGCTAGAATAAAAACATGAGGTCCAAAAATGATGGTTTTCGACGGATTCACTCTGTCAAAGAACCACAGATTTATATTTCAGGAGGGATACACCTCATGTCTCCAACGTTCGCTAGTTCCGCAACTCCCCTCGGTGTCAGCCCTTATGCCGAAAAAACTTTAGGAGATCGCATTGACGACGCGATCGCCGAAGCACGAGCGATTACCGACGAAAAAGGGGTAGAATCTCGTGAAAGCGCGGTTGCGTGGGATATTGTCGAAGAATTACTGTCAGCTTCCGCTCATCGTCGCGAAAAATTGCCGAAAAACGCCTTTGAAGTCTATTGTTCGGAACATCCCGAAGCTCAAGAAGCCCGGATGTACGACGTTTGATCGCGATCGCTCCCGACTGTTGACGGTTAACGATTGACCTCAAAGATCGCGCGATCGCCCGACCCCAACGATCGCGCGAAACGGCCTCAGACTTTGCGGTTATCCGCACTACAATTAAGGCGATTCCTCGCCTTTTAAATCAATCCAAGAACACCGACGGTACTGCCGTTCGAGTAACTCTAAATTCGGGCGTGCTTCCTCATCTGAAGGCAGTTCCAAGCGCCGCCCCGCTAATTTTCCATAGCTCGTTTGCGCTAATTCCGGCGCGATCGCCACCGTCAGTGTTTTTGGATCGATCGCCAGTAAATTCTGGTTAAATAAGTTATGTAAATCGGCGCGCAAAATTAAGCCATTTTCTAAGTCTTTTGCCCCCGCCGCGCGATCGCGATCCAGCCGCACCGCGTCGATCGCCGCCTCTACCTCACATCCAGTCAAAGGGCAGCGATTGTTATATGCAGCGAGTAACTTAGTGCGAAATGCGGGCGATTCTCGTCGGTTCCACCACCACGCCAGCAAAGGCACCACGCCGCCGCCGACGATCGCTCCGGCGATCGCCCCGGCGCCCGAGATCAGAAAAAATTGACGGTTCGAGTCCGGAACCGCCCCCACCTGGGGCATTTGGGCGATCGCCAAACTGCTGCCGATCTCCTCTTGCGCCGCCTCCGCATCCACCGCCGCCTCTCGAACCCGGTCTAACTGCTGTTGCTTGAGTTCGACTCGTTTCTCCAATTTTTGCCGCTCTTCGGCGTCGCCGCCTGTATAATTGTCCCGTGCTTGGCGGGTCGCCTCCAACTCCTTGCTAATTTCCGGCAATTGCCGCTCGATATTTTGTAACACCACTTGCAGCGAATTTTGATTGAGCAAACGGCTTTGTTCGATCATCGCTTGCATCAATAATTGTGCAGTTTCTTGCGCCGATTGCGCCGTTTCGTCGCGATAGTAAACCTCCAGCGCCGAATTCCCGTCTCGATTGACAACCCGCAGTGAAATTCGCTCCAATAACGTCGGTGGGGTTTCGTTCACCCGCGAACTCACCGCTTCTAAAACATTATCCGCCAGCAAAATTTCTTTAGACAGTTGCTTCCCTTGTTCGAGAATTTGGGTCGCTGTTTGGGAAAAAGAAATTGGCGGATTTGCACCCACTAAAACCCCACGGGCCACATATTTCGGAAGGGGATCGAGACCCATAAAAGCCCAAATCCCCGCACCGCCGACGCTCATTGTAAAACAGGCGATCGCGATCCATTTCGAGCGATTTAAAAGCTGAACATAACGCCGCATTAATGACCCGTTCATGGGGGATTCCCGAACGACAACAAACCCGCACGATCTTGAGGCTTCGCCCCAGTTTACCTCACGCCCATCGGCGTTTTGACTAACTCGACGACTAACTTCACCTCATATTCCTGCTCGAAGACTTCTTTTTTCTGTTCCAAACTCCACAATTCGAGGGCGCATTCGTCGCCGGGATCGGTGGGCTGTAACTTCAAGTAAACCTCTTGTTTCTGTTGGTCGTACTCGCATTGTACTTGGGCGATCGCCCCGATCGCACGGCGATCGAGCGCCACCGCCAAGCGCAACAGCGCACTTAACTGAGACACTAACTTCCGTTCTTGTTTCGGTAAATTGCTGTAATTATCGTGCTTTTTCTTCGGCGCACTCTTGCGGTGGTAGCGCGCCAAATTGGCGATAATTTCAATTTCCGTTTCCGTATAACCGAGCAGTTCGCTATTGCGAATTAAATAATAAGAATGTTTGTGGTGCGACGAATGATTGACGTGAACCCCGCAATTGTGCAGGATCGCCGCCGTCCACAGCAATTCGCGCGCTTCGAG from Oxynema aestuarii AP17 harbors:
- a CDS encoding DUF6671 family protein, with product MMTADFLKERVAAIATMHRKERAIAPILAEKLAIRSIVPQNFNTDRFGTFTREIKRKGTQIETARLKAIAAIELTGETLAIASEGSFGPHPAIPFLPSNREVVLLHDRTMDLEVIGEAISTKTNYSHRRVSSVEEALAFAENIGFPEHGLVAIVGDRENEEIFKGINNSEQLADIIETGIARSADKKVHLETDMRAHFNPLRLQVIEQATLDLIRKLECSCPECDWPGFDVIERKAGLPCEWCHLPTSLMLAEIHGCKKCGFKQEVLFPQGRKTANPGECHYCNP
- a CDS encoding mechanosensitive ion channel family protein, with translation MLDAFPEGVIVDPGFQFFLLAISGAIAFLAGYFIPKMIQPAIAIAVSEKAGDTYSKIVDPYRSLIGIVIALGITDISWLIIPSPNDLWFEIVEIPLSLTLAIAATWLASRLFSNFFDVYLLDAALRKGRKTNSELLILGKYIANAAFIFVAIVIFAQAHQINILGILASLGIGGLAVAFAAQKTLEQLLGGIVLYVDRPFSVDDYIGLPDGTFGRIESIGLRSTKIRSSGKGTLIIVPNSSLTQVTIENFTGAKKVMAILYLNLHQVIPSEERALIRQTIVNSTDDIFGIDSRNTDVAFRDRKNGGENITQVQITFFILGSGDVSMDLRRQLLDLATQSITQQLRGYGIEFDIEESTIYVDSPITI
- a CDS encoding 3'(2'),5'-bisphosphate nucleotidase CysQ family protein encodes the protein MSNPPSIASTAARIDGRDLNRLGAIAREIAWGAADILVPHHGNATGGLRVRHQADGPVTSADLAASHYILQQLRVAVGSQDYAFVSEETYKLDPDSRDRCRHDWVWIIDPIDGTRSFIHGDPNYAIHIALAYRGRPAVAVVAIPAADKLYYAHLGGGAFLETRDGQQTRVRVSPRDRLQELCVVTRRSDRDSRLYQLLAHLPCRHRPQLGSIGCKMAALIEGNGDAYISLSGRTAPKDWDLAAPELILTEAGGRCTYLDGTPLQYNRADISQWGCAIASTGGCHDALRSAIARGLSEIDRRRSQIGSR
- a CDS encoding 4a-hydroxytetrahydrobiopterin dehydratase — encoded protein: MATLTQEKCSACNKQSQPANAEEIAELKPQIPEWNLIEVEGEPRLQRTYAFKNFKEALAFTNQIGHLAEAEGHHPALLTEWGKVTVTWWTHTISALHRNDFIMAAKTDEIASSAN
- a CDS encoding protein adenylyltransferase SelO, with translation MTLEETPNPATDNPLLDLAYEPFLENLGDDYYDIVTAADFPLHRLRFRNDDLLAKIGLNPATVRDDDLIEAFGQFRGVRPFLALRYHGYQFGEYNPQLGDGRGFIYGQLRGTDGKLYDLGTKGSGRTPYSRTADGRLTLKGGVREVLAGEMLHRMGVRTSRCLTVIETGEQLWRGDEPSPTRSCVMVRLSESHIRFGTFERLHYLGRKDLIAKLVDRTIAQYYPEVDRANADPVVPYAPGDRPSSTEKYILFYAELVKRVAKLAAQWMAAGFCHAVLNTDNMAITGESFDYGPYAFIPRYDPQFTAAYFDYFGRYSYGNQAPICRWNLQMLQVPLRAIADSQEMDAALEPFYDYYNREYRRLMLAKLGFAEGFPEETGTELVKTTIALLQQTEVGYHEFFWQIRKQFDRHWWDDVNQILPNFSDEEVVTHWRQCYYHLLQFISVDELEMMTERLACYNPETVIVRPEIEAVWEPIALQDNWDPFYHLLKRIER
- a CDS encoding class I SAM-dependent methyltransferase, with translation MQLKPNQRTKLDESDDRLFYAYPRFVTHVDNGFIDRLTQLYRDRLRPKAEILDLMSSWVSHLPDDLEFSRVVGHGLNEEELAKNRCFDEYFVQDLNKNPILPLEDNRFDAVLNAVSVQYLQQPEIIFGEMLRVLKPGGVAIVSFSNRMFYQKAIQAWRDGSEGDRLKLVKGYFNSVEGFGEVEAIARQSEVPTILQLLGMGGGDPFYAVVAEKKVP
- a CDS encoding ATP-dependent 6-phosphofructokinase, coding for MNNSSKKRIGILTSGGDCPGLNAVIRAVVKCASHKGWEVYGIPYGTDGFIDIANGDRQPEDLKLYEHGYDIPGLLQGLDVLQFLSGSVLGSLSKGNTGDPEIAEKIIQGYNRLELDALIGVGGDGSLEILYQLAQKGQWKLIGVPKTIDNDVPFTERSVGFDTAVDTVTEALYDLTFTAASHERVMVVEVMGRDAGHLALHAGIAGGADVILIPELTPIVNEEVVHNICHKIARLHQEKRKFALVVVAEGVKHQDRRQSRAIGDYVAKQIKAYSKHLCDRDAIEFCGMQEVDTRVTVLGHLQRSGTPSSFDRLLATSFGIKAVQLIDREQYNRLVVWEGGKVESKPLEQAIALISQAHQQQRCPSPVDSNGFMVQSARSLGIYVGDPSAWNTPQPPAPTVEVATVEEASQSSL